Proteins from one Streptomyces sp. NBC_00289 genomic window:
- a CDS encoding hotdog fold thioesterase produces MGITFTTLSIRRIVATMPVEGNRTPHGRLHGGASVALAESLGTIGCHLHAGLGKTAVGVDVNATHHRAASSGFVTGIAIPLHLGRNLASYEVVIVDEQERKLCTSRITCMIRDV; encoded by the coding sequence ATGGGCATAACTTTCACTACACTTTCCATCCGCAGGATTGTGGCGACAATGCCTGTGGAAGGCAACAGGACCCCGCATGGCCGACTCCACGGAGGTGCTTCTGTGGCTCTAGCTGAGAGTTTGGGCACCATTGGTTGCCACTTGCATGCTGGGCTTGGGAAAACTGCAGTGGGCGTGGATGTCAATGCTACACATCACCGCGCAGCGAGCTCAGGCTTCGTTACCGGAATTGCCATACCGCTCCATCTTGGCCGGAATCTAGCGAGTTACGAAGTTGTCATAGTTGACGAACAAGAGCGAAAACTCTGCACGTCCCGAATAACTTGCA